In Candidatus Syntrophoarchaeum caldarius, one DNA window encodes the following:
- a CDS encoding circadian clock protein KaiC has translation MMERIRTYIGGMDDLLEGGIPAGSVMLICGKPGAMKSSLAYSILYKNVINENREGLYVTLEQTPASMLEQMNALNMPEHKSLTIVSYNDIDDELERSRLDHRLEQNWIKRITNYLENIQHGRKNTLLAIDSLDGLYSLTKVEMPRREIFLFFKTLREMGFTTFLISEMKSDSYFTRCGVEDFLADGIIHLDLEYNSDKNALALKVGVVKMRATNIGRQYFPLIYRDDSFSIITKPTIP, from the coding sequence ATGATGGAACGGATCAGGACATACATTGGTGGAATGGATGACCTGCTTGAGGGGGGTATTCCAGCAGGATCGGTCATGCTAATCTGTGGAAAACCCGGAGCAATGAAAAGCTCACTTGCATACAGTATCCTCTACAAAAACGTGATCAATGAGAACCGAGAGGGTTTGTACGTCACGCTTGAACAGACACCTGCAAGCATGTTAGAGCAAATGAATGCACTCAATATGCCAGAGCACAAAAGTCTGACAATAGTCTCATATAACGATATTGACGACGAGCTTGAGCGGTCGCGCCTTGATCATCGGCTTGAGCAGAACTGGATCAAACGGATCACAAACTACCTTGAGAATATACAACATGGTAGGAAGAACACGCTTCTTGCCATCGACTCACTTGATGGGCTTTACTCACTCACAAAAGTCGAGATGCCGAGACGTGAGATATTTCTCTTCTTCAAAACGCTTCGTGAGATGGGGTTTACAACCTTTCTTATATCAGAGATGAAGTCGGATTCATACTTCACCAGGTGTGGTGTGGAGGACTTTCTTGCAGATGGTATCATACACCTTGATCTTGAATATAATAGTGATAAGAATGCACTTGCACTTAAAGTTGGTGTGGTTAAGATGCGAGCCACCAACATCGGGAGGCAGTACTTCCCGCTCATCTACAGAGACGATAGCTTTTCTATAATAACAAAACCAACGATTCCTTGA
- a CDS encoding serine/threonine protein kinase involved in cell cycle control: MTDKLLRKIEEEISRLHMKEHGVEELKVEEDVFDKPTLETLYKLANRGVITAMGGSISTGKEANVFYALGEDKRELAIKIYRITTSNFKAMSDYLIGDPRFANIKQSKKSIVFEWTKKEFKNLVRARDAGVRVPEPILSERNILIMEFIGEHEQHAPRLKDVGRDLEDAASFFEVVIDYTTKLYQNASLVHADLSEFNILVEGGSGDEARPVFIDIGQGVTLDHPNAEEFLSRDIHNICRYFSKLGIDASEEDVLASVKGLV, encoded by the coding sequence ATGACAGACAAACTTTTGAGAAAGATTGAGGAAGAGATTTCAAGGCTTCACATGAAAGAGCATGGGGTAGAAGAACTCAAGGTGGAGGAGGATGTCTTTGATAAGCCAACCCTTGAGACACTCTACAAACTTGCAAATCGAGGTGTGATCACAGCGATGGGCGGCTCGATCAGCACAGGAAAAGAGGCAAACGTCTTTTATGCACTTGGTGAGGACAAAAGAGAGCTTGCCATAAAGATCTATCGGATCACAACCTCCAACTTCAAAGCGATGAGCGATTATCTCATTGGAGATCCAAGATTTGCGAACATCAAACAATCCAAGAAATCGATCGTCTTTGAATGGACGAAAAAAGAGTTCAAGAACCTCGTACGAGCGCGTGATGCAGGCGTACGAGTCCCTGAGCCGATATTATCAGAACGAAATATCCTCATAATGGAGTTTATAGGCGAACATGAACAGCATGCACCAAGATTGAAGGATGTTGGAAGGGATCTGGAAGATGCTGCATCATTCTTTGAGGTTGTGATCGACTATACCACAAAGTTATATCAGAACGCATCACTCGTCCATGCAGATCTCTCCGAGTTCAATATCCTGGTTGAAGGTGGGAGTGGAGACGAAGCGAGACCTGTTTTCATTGATATTGGTCAGGGCGTAACGCTCGATCATCCGAACGCAGAAGAATTTCTAAGCCGTGACATCCACAATATCTGCAGATATTTCAGTAAGCTGGGTATTGATGCAAGCGAGGAAGATGTGCTGGCGAGCGTGAAAGGTCTGGTTTAA
- a CDS encoding Translation initiation factor 1A (eIF-1A) has translation MVRVRTPRKDKNEILGIVESMLGSSRIRVRCLDGKTRMGRIVGKMKKRVWVREGDVVIVIPWDFQDEKAEVIWRYTRPQVEWLRKKGFLEGVEEG, from the coding sequence GTGGTTCGGGTCAGGACACCAAGAAAAGATAAGAACGAGATTCTTGGGATCGTTGAGAGTATGCTCGGTTCAAGCAGAATCAGGGTGCGGTGTCTTGATGGTAAGACACGGATGGGAAGAATTGTTGGCAAGATGAAGAAGCGTGTGTGGGTTCGCGAGGGAGATGTGGTTATTGTGATACCATGGGATTTCCAGGACGAGAAGGCAGAAGTTATCTGGAGATACACGCGTCCACAGGTAGAATGGCTGAGAAAAAAAGGATTCCTTGAGGGTGTTGAAGAAGGATGA
- a CDS encoding 5-amino-6-(5-phosphoribosylamino)uracil reductase, producing MSADGKISTKDRVQVKISNDDDLKRVDKLKCGIDAIMVGIGTILADDPSLTVKSGECPNPTRVVVDSRARTPLDAEILHKGDGERIILVSEAAPLERISALSEYAQIVIAGEDQVDLRAGLLELKRQGIDRIMVEGGGTLNWSLFAGGLVDELYTYIGGLVVGGVDAPTLVDGDGFSINESLIPLELIDFKQLGNGVLLRWSVKRV from the coding sequence ATGAGTGCAGACGGCAAGATCTCTACAAAAGATCGAGTGCAGGTCAAAATCAGCAATGATGATGACTTAAAGCGTGTTGACAAATTAAAATGCGGCATTGATGCGATCATGGTGGGAATTGGGACGATCCTCGCAGATGATCCCTCTCTAACCGTAAAATCTGGTGAATGCCCAAATCCGACACGGGTGGTTGTGGATAGTCGTGCCAGAACCCCACTCGATGCTGAAATTCTCCATAAAGGCGATGGGGAGCGGATAATTCTTGTATCTGAAGCTGCACCTCTTGAACGTATCAGTGCGCTCTCTGAGTATGCCCAGATTGTGATTGCAGGGGAAGACCAGGTCGATCTCAGAGCAGGGCTTCTTGAGCTTAAGCGTCAGGGTATCGACCGCATCATGGTTGAAGGAGGTGGGACGCTCAACTGGTCGCTATTTGCTGGGGGGCTGGTTGATGAATTATACACATACATCGGTGGTCTGGTGGTAGGTGGAGTTGATGCCCCAACGCTCGTTGATGGTGATGGATTCTCGATAAATGAGTCGCTCATACCACTTGAACTGATAGACTTCAAACAGCTTGGAAATGGGGTGCTTCTCAGGTGGAGCGTGAAAAGAGTTTAA
- a CDS encoding 3-hexulose-6-phosphate synthase encodes MGEGGELAHIDLIVGSKSGPVGMAFTNGMTQLSAGHTPLLAVIRPNLPVKPSTLIVPKVTVENLDQASKIFGPAQTGVAKAIADAMEEGIIQKEEAEDQVIIASVFIHPEAKDYNKIYRYNYGATKLALKRALIGFPDADTVLYEKDRSIHPVMGFKVTKLWDPPYLQIALDIPDLDLITHVLSQVPKNDHLIIEAGTPLIKRYGLDVLGKIREIKPDAFIVADLKTLDTGNLEARMASDLTADAVVISGLAPIETIDKAIEEAKKTGIYAVIDMLNVDDPVEVLRQLKTLPEVVELHRAIDVELYGEGSHEAWGAIGAIKELGQILVGVAGGITEDTVQLALDSGADILIVGRAITKSKDVEGACRRFLKALNKEEIDQRRVMTDF; translated from the coding sequence ATGGGTGAGGGTGGCGAACTCGCACACATCGATCTTATAGTGGGAAGTAAGAGTGGCCCGGTTGGCATGGCGTTTACCAACGGCATGACTCAGCTTTCTGCTGGACATACACCACTCTTAGCTGTGATCAGACCAAACCTCCCTGTGAAACCGTCCACACTGATCGTTCCAAAAGTAACGGTTGAGAACCTTGATCAGGCATCAAAGATCTTTGGCCCTGCTCAAACAGGTGTTGCAAAGGCAATTGCAGATGCAATGGAGGAAGGAATCATACAGAAAGAGGAAGCGGAAGATCAAGTGATTATTGCCAGTGTATTTATCCATCCAGAGGCGAAGGATTACAATAAAATCTATAGGTACAACTACGGTGCGACAAAACTCGCATTGAAACGCGCTCTGATTGGATTTCCTGATGCAGATACGGTCCTCTATGAAAAGGATCGTTCAATACATCCTGTGATGGGATTCAAGGTTACAAAGCTCTGGGATCCACCATACCTCCAGATTGCACTCGACATACCCGACCTGGATCTGATAACCCACGTTCTTTCGCAGGTACCGAAAAATGATCATCTGATAATCGAGGCGGGAACACCACTGATAAAGCGGTACGGACTTGATGTTCTCGGCAAAATTCGCGAAATAAAACCTGATGCGTTCATTGTTGCAGATCTGAAGACGCTTGATACCGGAAACCTCGAGGCAAGGATGGCATCAGACCTCACTGCTGATGCGGTTGTAATATCAGGGCTTGCACCGATTGAAACGATAGATAAGGCTATTGAAGAGGCAAAGAAGACGGGGATCTATGCTGTGATCGATATGCTCAATGTGGATGATCCTGTTGAGGTTCTGAGGCAGTTGAAGACGCTGCCAGAGGTTGTCGAGTTACATCGCGCGATTGATGTGGAACTTTATGGCGAAGGTTCACACGAAGCATGGGGAGCCATCGGGGCGATAAAAGAGCTTGGACAGATCCTGGTTGGGGTCGCAGGAGGAATAACAGAGGATACAGTGCAACTTGCCCTTGATAGTGGTGCAGACATTCTCATCGTCGGACGTGCTATCACAAAGAGCAAAGATGTCGAAGGAGCATGCCGCAGGTTCCTGAAGGCTCTGAACAAAGAAGAAATAGATCAGCGCAGGGTGATGACAGATTTCTGA
- a CDS encoding Nucleotidyl transferase domain protein, with the protein MKRNVPPVGIFIGGWGMRLSTITKAALTKIFLPMPIPIGERSKIAGELQQAVSETLIEIVENEEDLKVLQSLESLGILETIPHTCQSIMNVIKKEKYENLEREVELLMKQKIEKFQRKYSGKLVSSLEKKVLERSFISDSYPALCEVLSEEDDEALLATFWEAWRETSLLAEPLNMLRVFGVDEVHAIIAEELYDWFNAIYGGHANKPHIIEVFEKKRRDTGGALANAFKAFEKLDLDDDDVVVLMSGDIWFNFFLKPAIDLHMKRQREVDKPICTVILYPVLEKESYRFGVIDSRSSEVDEGLYQIRRFIEKPEPNTPQWEEKLVINGRALINAGITIYSYGIHDEIMEIDRSFGEQKWREADVILTKLAEEGRLYGYNTGVQQAVISEFEGASLYWADIGTVDAYIREITNWGVNLIPLYTIIEGDEKMRRYAKEKGLVW; encoded by the coding sequence ATGAAACGGAATGTACCACCTGTCGGAATCTTCATAGGTGGGTGGGGAATGCGCCTATCAACAATTACAAAAGCTGCACTCACAAAAATCTTTTTACCTATGCCGATTCCGATTGGGGAGAGGTCCAAAATTGCAGGAGAGCTACAGCAAGCTGTTTCTGAGACTCTGATTGAGATTGTAGAGAATGAAGAGGATTTAAAAGTATTGCAAAGTCTTGAAAGCCTTGGAATACTTGAAACAATTCCTCATACATGTCAAAGTATAATGAATGTAATCAAAAAGGAAAAGTACGAGAATCTGGAGCGTGAAGTTGAGCTATTGATGAAGCAAAAGATAGAAAAGTTCCAACGGAAATATTCAGGGAAGCTCGTTTCATCACTTGAAAAAAAGGTACTTGAGAGATCCTTTATTTCCGATTCATATCCAGCTCTGTGCGAAGTGCTTTCTGAGGAGGATGATGAGGCGCTGTTGGCGACTTTCTGGGAAGCGTGGCGTGAAACCTCACTTCTTGCAGAACCTTTGAATATGTTGAGGGTGTTTGGGGTCGATGAAGTTCATGCCATTATTGCAGAAGAGCTGTACGACTGGTTCAATGCGATATACGGCGGACATGCAAATAAACCACATATCATCGAGGTATTTGAGAAAAAGAGGCGAGATACTGGGGGAGCACTCGCAAACGCATTTAAAGCTTTTGAGAAGCTTGACCTGGACGATGATGACGTGGTTGTTCTTATGAGCGGGGATATCTGGTTCAACTTCTTCCTGAAACCTGCTATCGATCTGCACATGAAAAGACAGCGTGAGGTTGATAAGCCGATTTGCACGGTTATTCTCTACCCAGTACTTGAGAAAGAGTCGTACAGATTTGGTGTGATCGATTCGAGATCCAGCGAGGTTGATGAAGGGCTGTATCAGATCCGGAGATTCATTGAGAAACCCGAACCCAACACGCCCCAGTGGGAGGAAAAACTCGTTATCAATGGGCGTGCGCTCATCAATGCAGGAATTACGATCTACTCTTACGGGATTCATGATGAGATCATGGAGATCGATAGATCATTTGGTGAACAGAAGTGGCGTGAGGCTGATGTTATCCTGACAAAACTTGCAGAGGAGGGCAGGCTCTATGGTTACAACACAGGTGTTCAGCAGGCAGTGATCTCGGAGTTTGAAGGTGCATCGCTCTACTGGGCAGATATTGGAACGGTCGATGCCTACATCAGGGAGATTACAAACTGGGGTGTTAATCTCATACCCCTGTACACGATAATCGAGGGTGATGAAAAGATGCGGAGGTATGCGAAGGAGAAGGGGCTGGTGTGGTGA
- a CDS encoding ornithine acetyltransferase, whose product MQINSINGGITAVEGVKAAGIKKGKYGLALISGGGTAACVYTKNSFKSGSLLVTNEHIARSGICNAVIINSGCANAFTGDEGIRDAEKICKMVAQHLKISPETVLIASTGVIGVRLDMDLILSEFNLIKDKLNSSPDASRMVAEAIMTTDTHPKEVAVEIRGSNGFVIGGVAKGSGMIAPDMATMLAFIYTDAALDHKTLQDALREAVNHSFNMTVVDGDMSTNDMVLLVSTGRRSNVAITEFQAALSHVCESLAKMIAADGEGATKLIEVMVRGAVTKEDATMAVKTILRSPLVKTAIFGGDPNWGRIASAIGYSGACVQEDKLSIELAGGGLTASVLYQGKARNEMDVASRIFDENEIQILVDIGLGDEEAKGWGCDLSYEYVRINAEYTT is encoded by the coding sequence ATGCAGATAAATTCAATCAACGGTGGAATAACTGCCGTAGAAGGCGTGAAGGCGGCTGGTATAAAGAAGGGTAAATACGGGCTTGCTTTAATCTCTGGCGGAGGTACAGCTGCCTGTGTTTACACAAAGAACAGCTTCAAGAGCGGGTCACTTCTTGTAACAAATGAGCATATTGCGAGAAGTGGAATCTGTAATGCGGTTATCATAAATAGTGGGTGTGCAAATGCATTTACAGGCGATGAGGGAATCAGGGATGCTGAAAAGATCTGCAAAATGGTTGCACAGCACCTCAAGATCTCCCCTGAGACTGTTCTCATCGCATCAACCGGTGTTATTGGGGTAAGACTTGATATGGACCTGATTCTCAGTGAGTTCAATCTCATAAAGGATAAACTTAATTCTTCACCAGATGCAAGCAGGATGGTTGCAGAGGCAATAATGACAACAGACACGCATCCAAAAGAGGTTGCAGTCGAAATAAGGGGGTCAAACGGTTTTGTGATCGGGGGTGTTGCAAAAGGATCAGGGATGATCGCACCCGATATGGCGACAATGCTCGCTTTTATCTATACAGATGCGGCTTTAGACCACAAAACGCTTCAGGATGCACTGAGGGAGGCCGTCAATCATTCGTTTAATATGACGGTTGTTGATGGGGATATGAGCACAAACGATATGGTGCTTCTTGTATCAACTGGCAGAAGAAGCAATGTGGCTATCACGGAATTTCAGGCTGCCCTGAGTCACGTATGCGAGAGCCTTGCAAAGATGATCGCGGCAGATGGCGAGGGTGCAACAAAGTTGATCGAGGTTATGGTAAGGGGTGCAGTGACCAAAGAGGATGCCACAATGGCTGTTAAAACTATCCTGAGATCCCCACTTGTTAAGACCGCTATATTTGGTGGAGATCCAAACTGGGGCAGGATAGCATCTGCGATAGGCTACTCAGGGGCGTGTGTGCAGGAAGATAAGCTCTCAATTGAGCTTGCAGGTGGTGGGTTGACAGCATCTGTGCTATATCAGGGAAAAGCACGCAATGAGATGGACGTAGCGTCAAGGATCTTTGATGAGAACGAGATCCAGATCCTGGTCGATATTGGACTCGGTGATGAGGAAGCAAAAGGATGGGGCTGTGACCTCTCCTATGAGTATGTACGGATAAATGCTGAATATACAACCTGA
- a CDS encoding type II secretion system protein E, giving the protein MGLGRLRKLLQKEKSIDFGEYSPSEFGYLFEEPVFDGFETVDRYWLEEPYSHATILRKEHDEYYYHVTEPQLSSYEKILLRDVREIIHHRLLEASLKGVRKEDLLKRLVREVVADYIIEIEPILFFKIEYYILRDYLRFGKLTPLMKDAYIEDISCNGWEKPIYIYHKRYRDIETNVVFEKRELDEFVQVFTQKGGKHISKRDPLIHATMPDGSRIQLTFSDEITKHGSTFTIRKFNEMPTTPIDLIAWKTFSPETLAYLWLAVENAKSLLFIGGTASGKTTSLNAISLFIPLRAKIVTLEDTREIRLPHPNWIPDVTRVSVSGTGENVDMYKLLKSALRQRPEYLLVGEVRGEEALTLFQAMSTGHTTFSTMHADSVETAIRRLESPPINVPRGMLEALDIISVQAQTHVNGERVRRNLKLTEITGIDTSTRNIKTIEVFRWDPALDEFYRSGNSEVAASIMQLRGWDRTELEEELNKRRIVLEFMFNKGIRDFDTVTKLIHDFQSDPAKVMKWINLDAWSKLATRNRSRAGSAVAT; this is encoded by the coding sequence TTGGGACTTGGTAGGCTGCGAAAGCTGCTCCAGAAAGAGAAATCAATAGATTTTGGAGAGTACAGCCCATCTGAATTTGGGTATCTCTTTGAAGAACCAGTTTTTGATGGTTTTGAGACTGTTGATCGCTACTGGCTTGAAGAACCCTATTCTCATGCAACAATTTTAAGAAAAGAACATGATGAATATTATTACCATGTGACAGAACCACAGCTTTCATCCTACGAGAAAATATTGCTTCGAGACGTGAGAGAAATTATACATCACAGACTTCTTGAAGCATCGCTCAAAGGTGTCAGAAAGGAGGATCTTCTGAAGCGTCTGGTACGTGAGGTGGTTGCAGACTATATCATTGAGATCGAACCGATCCTCTTCTTCAAGATTGAGTATTATATATTACGGGACTATCTCAGGTTCGGGAAGCTCACACCACTTATGAAAGATGCTTATATCGAGGATATTTCATGTAATGGATGGGAGAAGCCGATTTACATATATCACAAACGCTACCGTGACATCGAGACGAATGTGGTCTTTGAGAAGCGAGAACTCGATGAGTTTGTACAGGTATTCACGCAGAAGGGAGGAAAGCACATTTCAAAGCGAGATCCGCTGATTCATGCCACGATGCCAGATGGCAGCAGGATCCAGCTCACATTCAGTGATGAAATCACGAAACATGGGAGCACATTCACGATCAGAAAGTTCAACGAGATGCCCACCACCCCGATCGATCTCATTGCCTGGAAGACTTTCTCGCCTGAAACGCTGGCATACCTCTGGCTTGCGGTTGAAAACGCCAAGAGTCTGCTCTTTATTGGCGGAACTGCCTCTGGCAAGACAACGTCATTAAATGCGATTTCACTATTCATACCCTTAAGGGCAAAGATTGTAACACTTGAGGATACGCGAGAGATTCGACTACCTCACCCCAACTGGATACCTGATGTTACACGTGTCTCTGTATCAGGCACAGGAGAGAATGTTGACATGTACAAGCTCCTCAAGTCCGCACTGAGGCAACGACCTGAGTACCTGCTCGTGGGAGAGGTGAGGGGGGAAGAAGCACTCACACTCTTTCAGGCAATGTCAACAGGACATACAACATTCTCCACAATGCATGCCGATTCTGTGGAAACTGCGATAAGACGGCTTGAAAGTCCGCCGATCAACGTACCAAGAGGGATGCTCGAGGCGCTTGATATCATATCAGTCCAGGCTCAGACACACGTCAATGGGGAGCGCGTCAGAAGAAACCTGAAACTCACAGAGATTACGGGTATCGATACATCAACACGAAACATCAAGACGATAGAGGTCTTCAGGTGGGATCCAGCACTTGATGAGTTCTATCGTTCAGGAAACTCAGAGGTCGCAGCATCCATCATGCAATTAAGAGGTTGGGATAGGACAGAACTTGAAGAAGAACTTAATAAGCGACGTATTGTGCTCGAATTTATGTTTAATAAAGGAATCAGAGACTTTGACACAGTTACAAAGCTTATCCATGATTTCCAGTCCGATCCTGCAAAAGTGATGAAGTGGATCAACCTCGATGCATGGAGTAAGCTTGCGACGCGAAACAGGAGCAGAGCTGGAAGCGCAGTTGCAACATGA